In Blastopirellula sp. J2-11, a single genomic region encodes these proteins:
- a CDS encoding PQQ-binding-like beta-propeller repeat protein, whose protein sequence is MIARLILLGAVFVLSSTTLQAGDWLHWRGPHDLGIAEPGQSPPTKFSDSENVVWKTPVPGRGHSSPILVGDKVVLTTADQEKQTQSVLCFDRQSGNPLWTTIVNTGGLPAEIHSKNTHASPTVACDGKQLFALFNNNSVQLAALDLNGKVLWKKQGPFQPQQFKFGFGPSPLLYGDLVILAAEYEQGYIVALHKKNGSIAWKIDRPQISFSSPIVAKLAGRDQMLISGLGKVCSYDPKTGKLLWSVDGPALATCGTVVWLGDTVFASGGYPEKETIAVKADGSGKVLWRQPVRCYEQSLVAADGYVYAVSDDGIAYCWNAVTGQEMWKQRLGGGSVSSSPTLVGDTIYLFNERGKCFVFKANPQRFEMVAENQLGDEAFASPSFCEDQMFMRAADSSSGTRLETLYCIGQ, encoded by the coding sequence ATGATCGCGCGACTTATCCTCCTGGGCGCCGTTTTCGTTTTGTCTTCCACAACACTGCAAGCTGGAGACTGGCTCCATTGGCGCGGTCCCCATGATTTGGGAATTGCCGAACCTGGACAGAGCCCGCCGACCAAGTTTAGCGATAGTGAGAATGTCGTTTGGAAAACACCGGTCCCCGGTCGCGGCCACTCGTCCCCCATTTTGGTCGGCGATAAAGTTGTGCTGACAACCGCGGACCAAGAAAAGCAAACGCAGTCGGTTCTCTGCTTTGATCGCCAGTCCGGCAATCCGCTCTGGACGACGATCGTCAACACCGGCGGATTGCCGGCCGAGATTCACTCGAAAAACACGCACGCGTCTCCGACCGTCGCATGCGATGGCAAACAGTTGTTCGCCTTGTTCAACAACAACTCGGTGCAACTCGCGGCGCTGGATCTCAACGGCAAGGTCCTCTGGAAGAAACAGGGGCCTTTCCAGCCGCAGCAGTTCAAATTTGGGTTTGGTCCTTCGCCGCTACTCTATGGCGACCTGGTGATCTTGGCCGCCGAGTACGAACAAGGTTACATCGTTGCGCTCCACAAGAAAAATGGCTCGATCGCTTGGAAAATCGATCGTCCGCAGATTAGCTTTTCTTCTCCGATCGTCGCCAAGCTCGCCGGGCGAGACCAGATGCTGATTAGCGGACTCGGCAAGGTATGCAGCTACGATCCGAAGACCGGCAAGCTCCTCTGGTCGGTCGATGGTCCGGCGCTGGCGACTTGCGGCACCGTTGTCTGGTTGGGTGACACGGTCTTCGCCAGCGGCGGCTATCCCGAGAAAGAAACCATCGCCGTCAAAGCGGATGGTTCGGGCAAGGTCTTGTGGCGCCAACCGGTAAGGTGTTACGAGCAATCGCTGGTCGCCGCCGATGGCTACGTCTACGCGGTCAGCGACGACGGGATCGCCTATTGCTGGAACGCTGTGACCGGGCAAGAGATGTGGAAGCAGCGGCTGGGCGGAGGCTCGGTCAGTTCTTCACCCACGCTGGTCGGCGATACGATTTATCTGTTCAACGAGCGCGGCAAATGCTTCGTCTTCAAGGCGAATCCCCAGCGGTTCGAAATGGTCGCTGAAAATCAGCTCGGCGACGAGGCGTTCGCTTCTCCCTCGTTTTGCGAAGACCAAATGTTCATGCGGGCCGCTGATTCAAGCAGCGGAACTCGGCTGGAGACGCTCTATTGCATCGGGCAATAG
- a CDS encoding sulfatase has translation MRNALLTLCLAVTGAVYADAAQHPNFVFFLVDDLGWADVGCNGSTFYETPNIDKLASSGMRFTNGYAACPVCSPTRASIMTGRHPVRVDITDWIPGMNAERVKNHRFQQINDRDDLAPEETTIAESLRDDGYSTFFAGKWHLGDQGNWPTEQGFDINIGGHDRGSPPGGYYSPWNNPVLEAKQDGEYLTERLTDESIHFLETRDKAKPFFLYLAYYNVHTPIQPYKKRVDHYQEKAKQFEGETPVQKEGGGKSRMRQDNPQYASMVAAVDDSVGAILAALDRLNLTDNTVVIFFSDNGGLCTVGGAGPTSNLPLRSGKGWLYEGGVREPMIIRAPGVTKAGSVCDTPVVSMDFFPTIRSLAGLPAQPKLHLDGQNLVPLLEGKAPTEDRAFYWHYPHYHGSKWTPGASIRDGDWKLIEFYEEDRAELYNLQQDPGELQDLSQSNPDKAAELRQKLQVWQTKMNAKMPQEVAERKKG, from the coding sequence ATGCGAAACGCCCTCCTGACGCTTTGTCTTGCCGTTACCGGCGCCGTTTACGCCGATGCGGCGCAGCACCCGAACTTTGTCTTCTTCCTGGTCGACGATCTCGGCTGGGCCGACGTCGGGTGCAACGGCAGCACGTTTTACGAAACGCCGAACATCGACAAGCTGGCCAGCAGCGGCATGCGTTTCACCAATGGGTACGCCGCTTGTCCCGTTTGCTCGCCGACGCGGGCCAGCATCATGACAGGGCGACATCCGGTACGCGTCGACATTACCGATTGGATCCCGGGGATGAACGCCGAGCGGGTAAAGAACCACCGCTTCCAACAAATCAACGATCGCGATGATCTGGCGCCGGAAGAAACAACGATCGCCGAGTCGCTGCGCGACGACGGTTACTCCACCTTCTTCGCTGGCAAGTGGCACTTGGGCGACCAAGGAAACTGGCCGACCGAGCAAGGGTTCGACATCAACATCGGAGGGCACGATAGAGGCTCTCCCCCCGGCGGCTACTATTCGCCCTGGAACAACCCGGTGCTAGAAGCGAAGCAGGACGGCGAATACCTGACCGAACGGTTGACTGACGAGTCGATTCATTTTTTGGAGACGCGCGACAAGGCGAAACCATTTTTCCTGTACCTGGCCTACTACAACGTTCACACGCCGATTCAGCCTTATAAGAAGCGTGTCGATCACTACCAAGAAAAAGCGAAGCAGTTTGAGGGAGAAACGCCGGTTCAAAAAGAAGGGGGTGGAAAGTCGCGCATGCGGCAGGACAACCCGCAGTACGCATCGATGGTCGCCGCGGTTGATGACAGCGTCGGCGCCATTTTGGCTGCGCTCGATCGTTTGAACCTGACCGACAACACGGTCGTCATCTTCTTTTCCGACAACGGCGGACTGTGCACGGTCGGCGGAGCGGGACCGACCAGCAATTTGCCGCTCCGCTCGGGCAAAGGCTGGTTGTACGAAGGGGGCGTTCGCGAGCCGATGATCATTCGCGCACCCGGCGTGACCAAAGCCGGCTCGGTTTGCGACACGCCGGTCGTCAGCATGGATTTCTTCCCCACCATCCGGTCGCTCGCCGGTCTGCCCGCGCAGCCGAAATTGCACTTGGACGGTCAAAATCTGGTTCCGCTGCTGGAAGGAAAAGCTCCCACCGAAGATCGTGCGTTTTATTGGCACTATCCGCACTATCACGGATCGAAATGGACGCCAGGAGCGTCGATTCGCGACGGCGATTGGAAACTGATCGAATTCTACGAAGAGGATCGAGCCGAGTTGTACAACCTCCAACAAGACCCCGGCGAGTTACAAGACCTGAGCCAATCGAACCCCGATAAAGCGGCCGAGCTACGCCAAAAGCTCCAAGTCTGGCAAACAAAAATGAACGCCAAAATGCCGCAGGAAGTCGCCGAGAGGAAGAAAGGTTAG